The following DNA comes from Ooceraea biroi isolate clonal line C1 chromosome 11, Obir_v5.4, whole genome shotgun sequence.
aATCGTTTCGTGTGCAAACGGGATACGCCCGTTCTGATTTCTGATTTCCAAtgtgtggtcaatcgggactgtggccaatatcaacgtgatcaatcgggaccgtggccaatatcaacgtggtcaatcgggactgtggtcaatcgcaacgtggtcaatatcaacgtggtcaatcggaacGTGGTCAATATCGTGGCCAAACGGGTGCCACTCGTGAAATTTCACTCCATTTGGACTGGCAGtattatcattattgcttgaagtgatatcgcattccaaaagagtgagattccattacacgaaatttagagagtaattcataaaatataaaaatctagttttttagaaaaatgtgacttaactctgtctatctttgaggcactgatatatagaattgataaatatttggaTAAAATTCCGAAAAGTACTCACCCCCGATTTTTTCGAAACTCAGTATTCctacgtattttgacgcgctaATTACGAATATCATAGTGAAAGTTGGCGACTATTTGATTTTCATGATGAAAACCATGAAAAAcccataaaaattatagttttttatGCTTATCTCAGTAAATATGGAAAATCATGATAAATGTTTTAGACAAAAGTTTTAGATCTTACAGAGATAAACAGTTTAGGTTCTATACATTTTTACCGTACAAATAATAGTTTTCGGGGGATACTACGATTTCGGGAGCGCTAAGTTTTGACCGTGGATTCTTCATCTACAGGTCATTACaaacaaaacttaaagagTGATGAAAGTGGTTATCTGATTTAATTTAGGAGATATGGAGGTTTTTAGttgaaatttgagaaatcgacAAAACCGCTTTTTTGCCAGTTGCAGACTATTTTCGCGTTATTCAGAACAATATagggtaaatattgacaataacggagtctgccccgatgaccttgaccttgacatatattatagaggtcctCCTGAGTGAtcttcaaaaagttttaaccatcgctcgttgtttattaaaaagttattaaaaaaaagaaatttaatgatttccaCGAATTTTtaactgtccacgcgaagcaaggacttgttTCGCGACACGCGACTCGCGGGTGTCCGCGATTCGTTCGCGAGGTCGTGGAGGGGGCATCGACCCCCCGCGAAGATCGTATAAATATGATGAAGCGATCGATACTGCAATCAATAATCCTTCGATTATTAGAAGCGTTAAGAAGCGTTAGAAGAATGGCATACACAAACGAAGAATATTACATGTTGATGGCACTTGGCGAGTGCCACGGACAGTACCACGTAGCTGCAAGACGATACGCCGAATTGTACCCGAACCGAGCAAGACATCCATCGCCTCGTGTCATACTTGGAGCGGCACAAAGATTGTACGAGACCGGCAGTGTCCTTACGAACAAACACGACACTGGAAGAAATCGGGAAGCAAGAAATTTACGAAATGTGGAGAACGTAGTACGTTCTTTCGAAGATAATCCTGAAAAGAGTATTCGAGTTGTTGCTCGAGAACAGGATTTATCCTATGCAACTGTGCAGAGGATattgaaggaagaaaagttgcACGCATTTCACTACACATGCGTGCAACATTTGCGATCAGAAGAttatgaaagaagaaaaacgttcTGCGAAAATTTTCTAAGAGAAGTAGATCGAGATCCCAGATTTCCTTCTCATGTCATATTCAGCGATGAATCGCTATTTACACGAGAAGGAATTTATAATTCCCACAACATGCATTTTTGGAGCGACGAAAATCCCAGAGTCACGCGACTCAGAAACTTGCAAACTCGTTGGAAGATAAATGTGTGGGCTGGCATAATGGGAACACAAATACATGGTCCAATTATTCTTCCGCAACAAACATTAACTGGTCAAACATACGTCGAGCTTCTAAGAGAGAACTTTCCAGATTTTTTAGAAGATGTACCATTGttggaaagaaataaaattatttttcaacaagaCGGTGCTGGGCCACACAACGCAAGAattgtaacaaattatttaaatgatcaGTTTCCTGGACGCTGGATGGGTCAGTATGGCCCGATACGTTGGCCCGCAAGATCTCTGGATCTCAACCCTCTCGATTTTTTCTTGTGGGGCTATTGTAAagaagtaatttataaaacgctTCCCGAAGATGTCGACGATGTGGAAACAAGACTTCGACATGCCATTTGGGACATCGGAGAAGATGTAATGCAGAACgtggaaagaaatttattaaaacgcaTGAGAGCTTGCGTTAGGATGAATGGTGGTCATTTTGAGCACTTACTATGAAATTTCTTCGAGTCCAATCCGCTCTTCTCAGAGCGACCAAAAGCAATCCGCTCTTTTCAGAGCGAACAATACATTTGAACGTAGAACATCTTTTGCAGTTGCAGAAACATAAGAAAAATCCAAGAGAGGGATCAAAACGCTTCGATTGACGTTCTCTCAATGTTTATAATCAATCTTATAATCTTAAAGTTCATTTCACacataatgcattatttattcttgtttAACATTCGATGAACAACAAGAAGAAATGATGCATTATGCATAAAATACACTTTCATtcttatttgaaaataattatcaacataataaaacaatagatTCGTTCGTAAATGCCTCGATAGTGATTTCTGTGATTGTGcgtaatatgtttttttttcgtcgAGTAATTCTCAATTGCCGAATAATTAATCGGTAGTGagtaataaatcgataaattcgTTTATAAATCAATCGAGTGCGTGAGTAAATACGTGATACaatgtattaaagaaaaagacttgTGACTCATTACTCAGTgtgttacatgtaaatttgtgattttattgttatccGCGATCGTGGGGCCATTTACTTATTCTTCTCCTTTTACAACAGTATGAAGACATCGAATATCTTATAAGGTAAGAATGTGTgagcgtgtgtgtgttgtgtgtgtgcgcgcacgcgtaCCACTGCGTGTAGCAGCAGCGCGTGTTGATCGCGTAATCGCCCGCGTCGGACGGTGAGTTGCGCCGCCCCTGCGTATCTTCCGTACTCGCCCCGTAATTCGCATAGATCTAAAGcaattttcggaaaaccctTCTTGCTGTTGTCGATTATCCATTTCACAAGAATATCTTCCTCTGCAGGTGTTAGAATGGTGGCTGGACCTAAACTCTTTTTAGTGAAAGCAGGGCTCATGCGAAAAATTATAGTTGTCCTCGGCACCTCGTGTAATTTGGCTGCGGCATTTTGTGACATACCATTTTTAACAGCCTGAATAGCAGCTTCAAGTTGAGCCTGCGTATATTTGACAATTGGAGCTTTAGGCATGATAGTTGCAAGATCTAGAGGATCAAATGTGCACAACTTCTTAATCAAAAGATTGATAATAATCAGTTAACGATCTCATTAAGCAACAGGCAACTGTGCGTGATGAGATTCACAACAGCATAGATGTACGGCGAGCGCGTACCTGTCTTAGTGTCTTCTTGGGTCCTTCCGTTTTTACGCCTACCTCTTCCACACGCTGTGCTTTCAGCCACAATACACGATAATACACGAGTTTACGTCCGTTGCGAATTTCCGTTCAGAGGAACAACCTTTGAACACGCTGTAAGGCAGCGATGTTTACATTGGTATTAATGTCAACAATCGATTTCAAGTAACTGTCCCGCCGATCCTCAGTGATGTAAACATATGAAAATGTGATTTCAACAttcagatatttaaatataagcTACATGTCAATCACTCAACCACGAATGATAGATGGTTCAATAATTGATATCTTCCCTTCAGATATCAATACAACAATAATATGATTCAAATAAGAGCGGGAAGCATGTATCTAACAACACTTGATCATGTTGAGGCAAAATTGCGGCGAACTTATGCATACAGTTCGTATTAGAAACATATTTCTATAAGCATATTCTTACTTGATCTGCTAAGCGATGTAACTATTAAACAACGTTTTCGACAACGCTATACTGCTGTCGGCTGATGCTTccgattaaattaaacaagCGCACTGCGAAAATTCCGATAGCTTATTAAAggtttcctctcttcctcaaTACCTTGCGATTAATTATGCAACAAGCAGTTCGTCTgctataaatacaaatatgacAGAATGTCAATCACTGTACCCTTGTCAATCACTGTATTGCTTACCCTATATAACAGTCAAATTCCAGTTTCTGGTATTTGATGATGAAAAATGATCTTTCCGTATTAGTCGCACAAAATCCTTTTAAGGGCTTTCATTTTGACCATAAAGGAAGGTGTTTACCAAGTTTCATCGAAATCGGAGGTAAGTCGTTTTCGGAACTGCACCCGAAATAACTACCGTTTTCTTttgtcgattattattattctcaggtattatattattgcttaTATCTTTGCAATTATTCAAAAGCCAAAGATAGCGTTCTAGCATTGACCTTACCATGACCTCTCGAGGCTATCTACAAAAGTATATCATAATCGGAGCGTTGTCCCTTTCCGAAAAACAGCCTTATTTTTTTAGTGTCAACGCTGTTATTGTCTTTATACTCGATTTCCTCGAAAACTATTATTCGTACAGTGAAAATGTATAGAACCTAAAATGTTTATCTCTGTAAGATCTAAACCTTTTGACTAAAACATTTATCATGATTGTCCGTATTTACTGAGATAAGCATAAAAAACTATACTTTGTATGGGTTTTTTATGGTTTTCACCTTGAAAATCAAATAGTCGCCAATTTTCACTATGATATTTGTAATTAGCGTGTCAAAATACGTAGGAATACTGAGTTTCGAAAAAATCGGGGGTGAGTACTTTTCGGAACTACACCATCTACAAACACGTGATATAAATAACATGATgtcaaaacattttttccttTGCAAGCGTCAATGATTAAGCAAGAAAAACACATGATTACAATCGCTGGTAAGACACGTCAACTAACACAGATGGCTGAAGACACAATGACTCAGCCACCTACGAAAGCCTCACAATATTGTCATAGATTTCGGGTAAACTGTCTGTATCAGTCTGAAGGTTAATCGTCGTATTATGCTTTCATATAAGAAACTtccgcgatctctctctttcttctatgTTTTTCACAGTGTAAAATCAAAGGTTTAGACCAGTCAAACTCGTGATTAATAAGACGATGCTTACTAACTACAGAATGATCAGAAGCACTTTTGTGAATATTAGATCTATGCTCCTTAATTCTTGTTTTTAAATGTCTTTTGATCTGACCAATATAACAAGCTtcacaattattacaattaattttataaactacTTCAACACATTGAAGAGAGTTTAAACGATCTTTGCCTCTGCATATGATACTGTCAAGTTTTTTAggtaaattatacaatatgtcAAAACCAAAAAACCTAAAGTTTCTTTCGATATTCTGGCTCCGATTCCTTGACATAAGGAATCGTTAGGAAATGTCTCTTAGAGTTAtcaaaattatcattattaaaattaccaTATCTAATGCTCCTAAGTCTATTACTGATGCTCTTAGTTATAAAATCTTCCGggtaaacattatttttcaaaatgccATTTACAATTTCCAAATTGGAGTCGCGAAACCTCCCATCAGACAAAACAATCACTCTGTTCACAAGACTATTCACAACGCCAACTTTATGTCTGTAAGGATGTTGGGAAAAGTAACTAATGTACCTACCAGAAAAGGTAGGTTTACGGTACCAATCTGTTATCAGTCTATTGTTATCTCTGATTACAGTAGTGTCTAAgaaatttaaacaattgttAGTTTCCATTTCACTTGTAAACCTCAATCTGTCGTggtaagaattaaaattatgcaagACATACTGTACTTTGTCAATCGGGAGGATAGTAAAAATATCATCAACATAACGATAAAAGATTGGCACCTCGAAGTCTAAATTAGCAATACAATGAGTCTCCAAGTCACCaagtacagggtggggaaaaattattggtcaagctttcgccagtcgattctactcgtcgagatcgccaacattgcatcataaacatggtgccgcaaaattaactttcaaggtcattttcaatgtcaaattttttattggcttagtcgattctactcgtcgagctgaacaaaagtctcaaagggaccatatgccggaaatcaatatttcatagagaaatcttcgtttgaagtttttagaagccaaaaaatttcgtaaaattaattgtgatgaatgtaaaatctgcttaatctactcttaacgctacccaggaacaacgacgtgggcgtggtagatttttgttcccttcggggtatcttagtacccagtaacatttcaacggctgttggttccttaaagcaacggtcatttgcctcggagaggaataatatatcgctccaTAAGACATTCGTTACTTGTGCTTAAGAAACTTTTCATCCATATCCAGacctttttcgtgattattagaagaccgccgctgatcttgaatcaattttcagtgtaaaattaaaaaaaaattgtttaaattttttaccaaattttttctaagaataacgttGCTGTAGCATGCCTCGACGTGGTGGCCGTGGTGGTCGTGATCGGGCGCTTCGGGATGGGCGTGACCAACGTCTAATGCTTCGAGCAATTGATCGTGCTCATGGTAATTACACACGAGCACGAGCTCTTTATGCTAGTTGGTTGCGACGCCAAGCTAATGGCAAACCATTACGTCCAGGGTCCGTGCCtgatcgtcgagaatttcaacgactcgatgaacgattacatgatcaggagcaaatgaattttacAGGTGCTGGCCACCGTAGGGCAGGTCGTCCTCGTGTGTCTTGGAGAATTGAGGAACGTGTGATTGCTCTAGCTCGAACTTATCCTGTCATGGGATCACGACACATAGGCGCGCGAGTAGGGGTTGATCATAAAACAGTCTTGCGCATTCTCCGTGAGGAAGGCCTACGACCCTACAAAGTGCAGGTAGTGCATGAGTTACGACCTGGTGATCGCACAGctcgtcttcgtttttgtcggtggatgcttcgcaagatccgaagatatcggcactttctgaaaaatatagtgttcactgatgaatccagtttttccagcacttccattttgaaccGGCAAAATGTTCGCATCTGGCGCGGACGCAATCCACACGCAATGGTCCAAAGAGTTCAGCAGGGCCGTTTTTCAGTCAATGTTTGGGCAGGGATACTCGGGAATGATTATATTGCTCctgtgtttctctcaaaccgattgtcaagcgttgagtatttgcggtttctacgtcatactctcctgaatcgactgcgacgtatggttccgaggaatgcccgtaatcgaatttttttatgcatgacggtgctccaccgcatttcggcaggcaagtccgcgcttttttacaacgagtttttggaactcgatggatcggtcgtcATCCTGCGCCACACTTATGGCCCGCCCGTTCACCTGACCTGAACCCTCTGGACTTTTATTTCTGGGGAGCTCTGAAAGCCATTGTTTATGGGTCAAGCAGGGCTTTAAGGACAGCTCAGGATTTACGAGATCGCATTGAAAAGGCGGTTGCTACTTTAGCACGAAATCGAGCTGTGCTCCGTAGAGTGCGAGATAATTTGGTGGAGAGACTCCAAGCTTACATTGATAACGGTGGTGGTTACATTGAAGCTGGCAGACAAGCACAACTGCTCAGAGCTATTGGGGCCGATGGGTCAGTTCTGTTTGTTCGTAggtagcgtcgacgacgataaagtgagaggcaaggggaactcactgtaatcaagtcaccccgaggtgagaggagaggagaactcactgtaatccagtcaccccgaagggaacagaaatctaccacgtccacgtcgttgttcctgggtagcgctaagagtagattaagcagatttttgaccttgaaaacgaatttttcagggtcatttttggggggtgattttcgctaatcatgatcaggatattcagaacatgattttaagaactttataagcatcagatttattttctgacttcataaaaatcgatttttttttaatttcagacaaaaaaacttcaaacgaagatttctctatgaaatattgatttccggcatatggtccctttgagacttttgttcagctcgacgagtagaatcgactaagccaataaaaaatttgacattgaaaatgactttgaaagttaattttgcggcaccatgtttataatgcaatgttggcgatctcgacgagtagaatcgactggcgaaagcttgaccaataatttttccccaccctgtacaatGTCCGCCAAAATTGGAGACAAAGGAGAACCCATCGGGCATCCAAAAGTCtgttcataaaatttttcattaaactgAAAACTAGTAGAACTCAA
Coding sequences within:
- the LOC113562960 gene encoding uncharacterized protein LOC113562960, with translation MAYTNEEYYMLMALGECHGQYHVAARRYAELYPNRARHPSPRVILGAAQRLYETGSVLTNKHDTGRNREARNLRNVENVVRSFEDNPEKSIRVVAREQDLSYATVQRILKEEKLHAFHYTCVQHLRSEDYERRKTFCENFLREVDRDPRFPSHVIFSDESLFTREGIYNSHNMHFWSDENPRVTRLRNLQTRWKINVWAGIMGTQIHGPIILPQQTLTGQTYVELLRENFPDFLEDVPLLERNKIIFQQDGAGPHNARIVTNYLNDQFPGRWMGQYGPIRWPARSLDLNPLDFFLWGYCKEVIYKTLPEDVDDVETRLRHAIWDIGEDVMQNVERNLLKRMRACVRMNGGHFEHLL